One Glycine soja cultivar W05 chromosome 2, ASM419377v2, whole genome shotgun sequence genomic region harbors:
- the LOC114401325 gene encoding uncharacterized protein LOC114401325 isoform X2 encodes MEESSELQSEENKVSNEKNKKRKLKTPAQLKALEDFYNEHKYPTEEMKLVLAEELGLTEKQISGWFCHRRLKDKRLMKDEAVANGRQDRSSGVIQDRGSGLGQDSCGSSKHADHRYLDPKEVESHGLYNHELSVADMTHRRRNHYPENVSGVDDTSSESSSFLQERFSQGQDPYDMEPSRHLTPNGALPPLNPKGAVKMGHKPSGYLKVKGEIEHAAITAVRKQLGRHYLEDGPLLGIEFDPLPPGAFECQTADTANEPYSVANPLLSNSPEIFAAKRQPSLSSRYDSYYTKFRSQDSHMEGADFGSLHESDFQDKQDKKACQNIKQRQSLYGYTNNFPGRNTFPDLYEDSTGEASAYNSNKSHRMSTKHGVEGMRSDSASNHSDHYEEKLTVKQKTLMLHGYDNINPKNIQRSEHVKSKPSSSIHNSRVPMDTEERGLSARMAKEEMFKGNRKAKNTYCDVEGAGMLSNEIMVAKRAKVDMLQQYNVKKSPVAEMELKKIQRSVAEMPSSFSEDETADTSSSLDY; translated from the exons ATGGAAG AATCAAGTGAATTGCAATCAGAAGAAAATAAAGTCTCcaatgagaaaaataagaaaagaaagctgAAAACACCGGCGCAGCTTAAAGCCTTGGAGGATTTTTATAATG AGCACAAATACCCCACGGAGGAAATGAAATTAGTACTTGCTGAGGAGTTAGGATTGACAGAAAAGCAAATATCTGGATGGTTTTGCCACAGAaggttaaaagataaaagattgatgAAAGATGAAGCCGTTGCTAATGGGAGACAAGATCGTTCAAGTGGTGTCATCCAAGATCGTGGCAGTGGACTTGGGCAAGATTCATGCGGAAGCAGTAAGCATGCTGATCACAGGTATCTGGATCCGAAGGAGGTTGAGAGCCATGGCCTCTACAATCACGAATTGTCAGTTGCAGATATGACCCACAGACGTAGGAACCATTATCCTGAAAATGTTAGTGGGGTGGATGACACATCATCTGAGAGCAGCTCATTTTTGCAAGAAAGGTTTTCTCAAGGTCAGGATCCGTATGATATGGAGCCTTCTAGACATCTTACACCTAATGGAGCTCTTCCACCCCTAAATCCCAAAGGTGCAGTTAAGATGGGGCACAAACCATCAGGATATTTGAAAGTGAAGGGCGAGATAGAGCATGCTGCTATAACTGCTGTTAGAAAGCAATTAGGAAGGCATTATCTGGAAGATGGTCCACTACTTGGTATAGAATTCGATCCACTTCCTCCAGGGGCATTTGAATGCCAAACTGCAGATACAGCTAATG AACCGTACTCTGTTGCAAATCCTCTGCTTTCGAATTCTCCAGAAATCTTTGCTGCAAAAAGACAACCCAGTCTTAGCTCT AGATATGATTCATATTATACTAAATTTCGTTCCCAAGATTCGCATATGGAAGGAGCTGACTTTGGTTCCTTGCATGAATCTGATTTCCAGGATAAACAAGATAAGAAAGCATGTCAGAACATAAAACAAAGGCAATCTTTATACGGTTATACCAATAATTTTCCTGGAAGGAACACTTTCCCAGATTTGTATGAAGACTCTACTGGAGAAGCATCTGCTTATAATAGCAATAAGAGTCATAGAATGAGCACTAAACATGGTGTTGAGGGGATGCGATCTGATTCTGCTTCTAACCATAGTGATCACTATGAAGAGAAGCTTACAGTTAAGCAGAAAACCTTGATGCTGCATGGTTATGATAACATCAATCCAAAGAATATACAAAGGAGTGAACATGTAAAATCTAAACCTTCTAGTTCAATCCATAATTCCCGTGTTCCTATGGATACTGAAGAACGGGGGTTATCTGCTAGGATGGCAAAG GAAGAGATGTTTAAGGGGAACAGGAAAGCAAAAAATACATACTGCGATGTAGAGGGAGCAGGGATGCTTTCAAATGAAATCATG GTTGCAAAACGAGCTAAAGTTGACATGCTTCAACAATACAATGTGAAAAAATCACCTGTTGCTGAGATGGAACTAAAGAAAATTCAGAG ATCTGTTGCAGAGATGCCTTCTAGCTTTAGCGAGGATGAAACTGCTGACACCAGTTCCTCACTGGATTATTAA
- the LOC114401325 gene encoding uncharacterized protein LOC114401325 isoform X1: protein MEESSELQSEENKVSNEKNKKRKLKTPAQLKALEDFYNEHKYPTEEMKLVLAEELGLTEKQISGWFCHRRLKDKRLMKDEAVANGRQDRSSGVIQDRGSGLGQDSCGSSKHADHRYLDPKEVESHGLYNHELSVADMTHRRRNHYPENVSGVDDTSSESSSFLQERFSQGQDPYDMEPSRHLTPNGALPPLNPKGAVKMGHKPSGYLKVKGEIEHAAITAVRKQLGRHYLEDGPLLGIEFDPLPPGAFECQTADTANEPYSVANPLLSNSPEIFAAKRQPSLSSDKQDKKACQNIKQRQSLYGYTNNFPGRNTFPDLYEDSTGEASAYNSNKSHRMSTKHGVEGMRSDSASNHSDHYEEKLTVKQKTLMLHGYDNINPKNIQRSEHVKSKPSSSIHNSRVPMDTEERGLSARMAKEEMFKGNRKAKNTYCDVEGAGMLSNEIMVAKRAKVDMLQQYNVKKSPVAEMELKKIQRSVAEMPSSFSEDETADTSSSLDY from the exons ATGGAAG AATCAAGTGAATTGCAATCAGAAGAAAATAAAGTCTCcaatgagaaaaataagaaaagaaagctgAAAACACCGGCGCAGCTTAAAGCCTTGGAGGATTTTTATAATG AGCACAAATACCCCACGGAGGAAATGAAATTAGTACTTGCTGAGGAGTTAGGATTGACAGAAAAGCAAATATCTGGATGGTTTTGCCACAGAaggttaaaagataaaagattgatgAAAGATGAAGCCGTTGCTAATGGGAGACAAGATCGTTCAAGTGGTGTCATCCAAGATCGTGGCAGTGGACTTGGGCAAGATTCATGCGGAAGCAGTAAGCATGCTGATCACAGGTATCTGGATCCGAAGGAGGTTGAGAGCCATGGCCTCTACAATCACGAATTGTCAGTTGCAGATATGACCCACAGACGTAGGAACCATTATCCTGAAAATGTTAGTGGGGTGGATGACACATCATCTGAGAGCAGCTCATTTTTGCAAGAAAGGTTTTCTCAAGGTCAGGATCCGTATGATATGGAGCCTTCTAGACATCTTACACCTAATGGAGCTCTTCCACCCCTAAATCCCAAAGGTGCAGTTAAGATGGGGCACAAACCATCAGGATATTTGAAAGTGAAGGGCGAGATAGAGCATGCTGCTATAACTGCTGTTAGAAAGCAATTAGGAAGGCATTATCTGGAAGATGGTCCACTACTTGGTATAGAATTCGATCCACTTCCTCCAGGGGCATTTGAATGCCAAACTGCAGATACAGCTAATG AACCGTACTCTGTTGCAAATCCTCTGCTTTCGAATTCTCCAGAAATCTTTGCTGCAAAAAGACAACCCAGTCTTAGCTCT GATAAACAAGATAAGAAAGCATGTCAGAACATAAAACAAAGGCAATCTTTATACGGTTATACCAATAATTTTCCTGGAAGGAACACTTTCCCAGATTTGTATGAAGACTCTACTGGAGAAGCATCTGCTTATAATAGCAATAAGAGTCATAGAATGAGCACTAAACATGGTGTTGAGGGGATGCGATCTGATTCTGCTTCTAACCATAGTGATCACTATGAAGAGAAGCTTACAGTTAAGCAGAAAACCTTGATGCTGCATGGTTATGATAACATCAATCCAAAGAATATACAAAGGAGTGAACATGTAAAATCTAAACCTTCTAGTTCAATCCATAATTCCCGTGTTCCTATGGATACTGAAGAACGGGGGTTATCTGCTAGGATGGCAAAG GAAGAGATGTTTAAGGGGAACAGGAAAGCAAAAAATACATACTGCGATGTAGAGGGAGCAGGGATGCTTTCAAATGAAATCATG GTTGCAAAACGAGCTAAAGTTGACATGCTTCAACAATACAATGTGAAAAAATCACCTGTTGCTGAGATGGAACTAAAGAAAATTCAGAG ATCTGTTGCAGAGATGCCTTCTAGCTTTAGCGAGGATGAAACTGCTGACACCAGTTCCTCACTGGATTATTAA